A window of Pirellula sp. SH-Sr6A contains these coding sequences:
- a CDS encoding IS5 family transposase, with product MARHRLTDLQWECIEELFPSPKTTGRPPTNYRLAFDAILWILRTGSPWRDLPEEFGKWRTIYGLYDKWNGDGTLDAVLNKLRSARIDDGAIDSDLWCVDGSVIRAHRCASGGGKRGRQTSQLIMH from the coding sequence ATGGCACGTCACAGATTAACCGATTTGCAATGGGAATGCATCGAGGAACTGTTTCCGTCTCCGAAGACAACGGGGCGGCCTCCTACGAACTACCGCTTAGCGTTTGATGCCATTCTTTGGATTCTGCGCACCGGATCGCCTTGGCGCGATCTCCCTGAAGAATTTGGGAAGTGGAGAACTATCTACGGCCTCTACGATAAATGGAACGGTGATGGAACCCTTGACGCTGTTCTGAATAAGCTTCGTTCAGCTCGCATTGATGATGGTGCAATCGATAGTGATCTATGGTGTGTCGATGGGAGCGTCATCCGTGCCCATCGATGTGCTTCTGGCGGTGGAAAAAGGGGGCGCCAGACGAGCCAGCTGATCATGCACTAG
- a CDS encoding AAA family ATPase, with protein sequence MTFIKKITVSGFRGILTPVELPFVHGGKPTSMALFGRNGYGKSSLTDAWEWLQTDKIERLGREGAGASTFPHRSAKNGESYIEVEFATLGSGKITFNQKKITIPTKDGAVDAFRQVAPYPCSLRYEDLTRFVFYTKAEQYDALAVLMGFTPQVEYQKMLRRVSRKLEEEATKRKAITDRENSKLAEMIGDAPDAATLLAFLQQQFVHAGDTAPATKEDAVKAVEGLKERIKNDPRAAALANHSALRKCVAELKTGATVEADLIAYATEMEEFKSAEGNAVDLILIGLYEKGKEVVDKRKLAEGDPCPLCGIPFEGSLADHIKAELEALQTLKATKDKVDAKRKQLITAITPFGKLAKALEAGTKGNAVATAELLKDLTDSCNALDAPFADLGPLLKVSPENIVDETPAGIRTAAAAIKNKAQLFDVAQKALLEKLDKEIESLKDDGARSRLVEAEGKIIGALKQWEEWDKAATEQIVVMKKGADFQAIADNYIKTSNADIESKFNSISAEVEKYFGILEEHTDGVGKPVLRLQTDQDRAVTLEIEFRGEAISPAYKYLSESQLNSFGLALFLATARRFNGNFRFLLLDDIVNSFDGYKRPQLIKLLKTEFDDFQFLVLTHDDIWCEQLFSSFPKWVRKRIFRYDVNTGPMLQDGCCELEKVEQDLDIDEPTRAGRSLGPILERDLQELCEAFEASVAYTRKNEHTLKPLLTRLIARVKDKLKPAHKLCKALEQLDANSSFRNFCSHWKNPSTPFTTPEISEVVKMWKDIIAMVKCGEDKCVGYVKYDKDVFVCSCKKLTLAKGDTA encoded by the coding sequence GTGACGTTCATTAAGAAAATCACGGTGTCCGGGTTCCGGGGCATTCTCACACCGGTGGAGCTGCCGTTCGTCCACGGCGGCAAGCCAACATCAATGGCTTTGTTTGGGCGTAATGGTTACGGAAAAAGCTCGCTAACGGACGCTTGGGAATGGCTGCAAACAGATAAAATCGAACGGCTTGGGCGTGAGGGTGCGGGAGCGAGTACGTTTCCCCACCGTTCAGCCAAGAACGGCGAGTCATACATCGAGGTGGAGTTCGCCACATTAGGCTCGGGAAAGATCACATTCAACCAAAAGAAGATCACCATTCCCACAAAGGATGGTGCGGTTGACGCATTTCGACAGGTGGCACCGTATCCATGCTCATTGCGATACGAAGACCTAACACGATTCGTTTTCTACACAAAAGCCGAACAATATGATGCGCTGGCTGTGCTGATGGGGTTCACGCCGCAGGTGGAGTATCAAAAGATGCTCCGGCGGGTCTCCCGTAAGCTGGAGGAGGAAGCAACCAAGCGCAAAGCCATTACCGACCGTGAAAATAGCAAGTTGGCGGAAATGATCGGGGATGCACCCGACGCGGCCACGCTGTTGGCATTTCTGCAGCAGCAGTTCGTTCACGCCGGGGACACCGCTCCAGCAACCAAAGAAGACGCTGTGAAGGCAGTCGAGGGCCTGAAGGAGCGAATCAAGAACGACCCGCGGGCTGCGGCTCTTGCAAACCACAGCGCCCTTCGTAAGTGCGTGGCTGAGCTAAAGACTGGGGCGACAGTTGAGGCCGACCTCATTGCTTATGCCACGGAGATGGAGGAATTCAAAAGTGCGGAGGGCAACGCAGTCGATCTGATTCTGATTGGGCTGTATGAGAAGGGCAAAGAGGTTGTTGACAAGCGGAAGTTGGCAGAGGGCGATCCCTGCCCGCTGTGCGGCATTCCGTTTGAGGGAAGCCTTGCCGACCATATCAAAGCCGAGCTGGAGGCACTTCAAACTCTGAAGGCGACCAAGGACAAGGTTGACGCGAAACGAAAACAGCTGATCACGGCCATCACTCCCTTTGGCAAGCTCGCCAAAGCACTGGAGGCTGGAACCAAGGGCAACGCCGTAGCAACGGCGGAATTGCTGAAAGACCTCACTGATTCCTGCAATGCATTGGACGCCCCTTTCGCGGACTTGGGGCCATTGCTGAAAGTCTCACCAGAAAACATCGTTGACGAAACACCCGCAGGAATACGCACTGCTGCCGCCGCTATAAAGAATAAGGCACAACTGTTTGATGTGGCGCAAAAGGCATTGCTGGAAAAGCTCGACAAAGAGATCGAATCCCTGAAGGATGATGGGGCGCGGAGCAGGCTGGTCGAGGCCGAGGGCAAGATTATTGGCGCACTCAAGCAATGGGAAGAGTGGGACAAAGCTGCCACTGAACAGATCGTAGTGATGAAAAAAGGTGCGGACTTCCAGGCTATCGCGGATAACTACATCAAAACGAGCAACGCAGACATAGAGTCCAAATTCAACAGCATTTCCGCTGAAGTGGAGAAATACTTTGGCATCCTCGAAGAACACACGGACGGCGTGGGAAAGCCCGTGCTGCGGCTACAAACTGACCAAGACAGAGCGGTAACACTCGAAATCGAGTTCCGTGGCGAAGCGATCAGTCCCGCTTACAAATATCTGAGCGAATCACAACTCAACAGCTTCGGCCTTGCGCTGTTTCTGGCAACGGCCCGTCGGTTCAATGGCAACTTCCGGTTCTTGCTGTTGGATGACATCGTGAATAGCTTTGACGGTTACAAACGCCCGCAGCTGATTAAACTTCTGAAGACCGAGTTTGACGATTTCCAGTTTCTGGTTCTGACCCACGATGATATTTGGTGCGAGCAATTATTTTCCAGCTTCCCCAAGTGGGTCAGGAAACGAATCTTTCGTTACGATGTGAATACTGGGCCGATGTTGCAGGATGGGTGCTGCGAACTGGAGAAGGTCGAGCAAGACCTTGACATTGATGAACCCACGAGAGCAGGCAGATCGCTTGGGCCGATTCTGGAGCGTGACCTTCAGGAACTTTGCGAAGCATTTGAAGCGTCTGTCGCCTATACCCGCAAGAACGAACACACGCTGAAACCACTTCTCACCCGGCTTATCGCACGTGTAAAAGACAAGCTGAAGCCGGCGCACAAGCTGTGCAAGGCGCTAGAACAGTTGGACGCGAACTCGTCATTCCGGAACTTCTGTTCACACTGGAAGAATCCCTCGACACCATTCACAACACCAGAAATAAGCGAGGTGGTGAAGATGTGGAAAGACATCATTGCGATGGTGAAGTGCGGGGAAGACAAATGCGTTGGTTACGTGAAATACGATAAGGATGTTTTCGTCTGTAGCTGCAAGAAGTTAACGCTGGCGAAGGGAGATACGGCCTAA
- a CDS encoding IS3 family transposase has translation MKYWTERSELPCKALLKWAKLSTSNYHKWLKRYGKANEHNGKIPRDWWLEDWEKKAILDFHEKHPLEGYRRLTFMMLDDDIVAVSPSTTYRVLKTAGRLDRKIVTPSKKGTGFIQPTKIHQEWHVDVSYINVGGTFYFLISVLDGFSRYIVHQELRETMKEQDVELVIARGTEKHPGVKPRIISDNGPQFIAKDFKEFVREYGLTHVRTSPYYPQSNGKLERWHGSLKSECIRPGCPATKDEAEKRIANYVHYYNTVRLHSAIGYITPADCLAGLSEEICKERDRKLEAARQLRQEKRAAAKQVA, from the coding sequence ATGAAGTACTGGACCGAGCGATCTGAACTGCCTTGCAAGGCCTTGCTCAAATGGGCCAAACTCTCCACCAGCAATTACCACAAGTGGCTCAAACGCTACGGAAAGGCCAACGAACACAACGGTAAGATTCCGCGTGATTGGTGGCTCGAAGACTGGGAGAAGAAGGCTATTCTAGACTTCCACGAAAAACACCCGCTGGAAGGCTATCGACGATTGACATTCATGATGCTCGACGACGACATCGTCGCTGTCAGCCCAAGTACAACGTATCGAGTTCTTAAGACCGCTGGTCGTTTGGATCGCAAGATCGTTACTCCCAGCAAGAAAGGAACAGGCTTCATTCAACCAACGAAAATCCACCAGGAATGGCACGTGGATGTCAGCTACATCAACGTTGGCGGCACGTTTTACTTCTTGATATCCGTACTCGATGGATTCAGTCGCTACATCGTTCATCAAGAACTTCGCGAGACGATGAAAGAACAAGACGTCGAGTTGGTAATTGCAAGGGGAACGGAAAAGCACCCGGGCGTGAAGCCGAGAATCATCAGCGACAACGGCCCGCAATTCATCGCTAAGGACTTCAAAGAATTCGTTCGCGAGTACGGCCTTACACATGTACGGACCAGTCCCTACTACCCGCAAAGCAATGGAAAGCTGGAACGCTGGCACGGTTCACTCAAGAGCGAGTGCATTCGTCCAGGTTGCCCTGCAACAAAGGATGAAGCCGAGAAGCGAATAGCCAACTACGTGCATTACTACAACACAGTACGTTTGCACAGCGCAATCGGTTACATCACCCCCGCCGACTGCCTAGCAGGACTAAGCGAAGAGATATGCAAGGAACGCGATCGCAAGCTTGAAGCAGCACGCCAGTTGCGACAAGAAAAGCGAGCTGCGGCAAAACAAGTTGCATAG
- a CDS encoding sulfatase: MHRLPLSLGMLLLLVCCPIAPAADSRPNVLFIISDDLNNMLGCYGDPLAKTPNIDRLAARGVRFDRAYCTFPLCGPSRNSMLTGLYPNSTGILANAQIFRQTIPTHRSLPQAFRNAGYFVTRIGKLYHYNVPRSIGTNGHDDPGSWEMEINPAGVDRLVEEPQIYSLTPGQFGGTLSWFASPEPDAKHTDGLMASDAEWVLERCSKQNDRPFFLALGFFRPHTPYVAPKTYFSKYPRESMPVVQGIDEDQKDIPAPGLGSYKREQDKLTDELRQEARQAYLASISFMDSQVGRVVDTLDRLKLSENTIIVFTSDHGYHMGEHGLWQKMSLFEESARVPLLIVTPNSKQAGQVAKTPVSHVDLYPTLAELCQVPTQDALQGESLVPILNAPETKGRGWALTQVMRGGGQAAAAVTTNVGADGKRFFGYSLRTDRYRYTEWAEGERGRELYDHDKDPHEIRNLANESDFASIRDELSKQLQAAVKTTYPPSGETPSLKPGLWAPDLTNP, from the coding sequence ATGCATCGACTTCCCCTCTCCCTAGGGATGCTGCTTTTGCTAGTCTGCTGCCCTATCGCTCCTGCTGCAGACAGCCGCCCCAATGTCCTCTTTATCATCTCCGACGACTTGAACAACATGCTCGGATGCTACGGGGATCCTCTGGCCAAAACACCGAATATCGATCGGTTGGCAGCTCGGGGTGTGCGATTTGATCGGGCGTATTGCACGTTCCCCTTATGCGGTCCAAGTCGTAACTCGATGCTTACCGGCCTCTACCCGAACTCGACCGGAATTCTCGCCAATGCCCAGATATTTCGTCAAACCATTCCGACGCACCGAAGTCTCCCGCAAGCGTTTCGCAATGCGGGCTACTTTGTAACGCGCATCGGAAAGCTATATCACTACAACGTTCCTCGCTCGATCGGAACCAACGGGCATGATGATCCCGGTAGCTGGGAAATGGAAATCAACCCTGCCGGCGTCGATCGGTTGGTAGAAGAACCGCAGATCTATTCTCTGACTCCCGGACAATTCGGCGGTACGCTGAGCTGGTTTGCTTCCCCTGAACCAGATGCCAAACATACCGATGGATTGATGGCTTCGGATGCGGAATGGGTGTTGGAACGTTGTTCCAAACAAAATGATCGGCCCTTCTTTCTGGCCCTCGGATTCTTTCGCCCCCACACGCCTTACGTTGCTCCCAAAACGTACTTTTCCAAATACCCCCGAGAATCGATGCCGGTCGTTCAAGGGATCGACGAAGATCAAAAAGATATCCCAGCACCCGGCTTGGGGAGCTATAAACGGGAGCAAGACAAGTTGACGGATGAACTTCGCCAAGAAGCTCGGCAAGCCTACTTGGCCAGCATCAGTTTCATGGATTCCCAAGTAGGCCGAGTCGTCGATACCCTGGACCGATTGAAACTATCCGAGAACACCATCATCGTCTTTACAAGCGACCACGGATACCACATGGGCGAGCATGGGCTGTGGCAGAAAATGAGTCTATTCGAAGAGAGCGCACGGGTCCCCCTTTTGATCGTGACTCCCAACTCAAAGCAAGCAGGACAAGTTGCGAAGACGCCCGTCTCGCACGTCGATCTCTATCCGACACTTGCGGAACTATGCCAAGTCCCGACGCAAGACGCGTTGCAAGGCGAGAGTCTCGTTCCTATTTTGAATGCCCCGGAAACGAAAGGACGTGGCTGGGCTTTAACGCAAGTCATGCGGGGTGGCGGGCAAGCAGCCGCGGCGGTGACGACGAACGTCGGTGCTGATGGAAAGCGATTCTTTGGATACAGCCTGCGTACGGATCGATATCGGTACACCGAATGGGCCGAGGGAGAACGGGGCCGCGAACTCTATGATCATGACAAGGACCCGCATGAAATCCGAAATCTTGCGAACGAATCGGATTTCGCCTCGATCCGAGATGAACTCTCAAAACAACTTCAAGCGGCCGTGAAAACGACCTATCCGCCATCTGGAGAAACTCCCTCGCTCAAACCCGGGCTCTGGGCACCAGACCTTACCAATCCCTAA
- a CDS encoding DUF4238 domain-containing protein, with amino-acid sequence MIHPKHQHYVPQFLLRNFADSKGRVAVFDKATGRSFTTLPRGVAAEARFYDFIDGNGNTQTLEYELGKLEASISGMFAEIIKKESLAHLTNDERAELAYFAAVQQLRVKAIRERAQSLNAGILRVLEERRIDGGDVIKKLSENDLKNHAALVLQTAQKIGWYFFNKIWILRRAPADTPFWISDNPITLHNVVDPKQRGLDSPGVEILLPISQEFSICFMCEGHRRMLKQGMLDLQRYEQQFGRPHEGAAEIRHLAEVIEKGIPDFLTSESVDHQNLLQVQYASRFVIAPQVDFDLVKKMIEVNPTLKEPPGFTVW; translated from the coding sequence ATGATTCATCCCAAACACCAGCATTACGTCCCTCAGTTTCTGTTGCGGAACTTCGCCGACAGCAAGGGACGAGTTGCAGTGTTCGATAAGGCCACCGGACGGTCGTTCACAACCTTGCCGAGAGGCGTAGCTGCGGAGGCCCGTTTCTACGATTTCATTGATGGGAATGGTAACACGCAGACGCTTGAGTACGAGCTTGGAAAGCTGGAAGCGAGCATTTCAGGGATGTTCGCAGAGATAATCAAGAAAGAATCCCTTGCCCACCTCACGAACGACGAGAGAGCTGAGCTGGCTTACTTCGCCGCCGTCCAACAACTGCGAGTGAAGGCAATTAGGGAACGGGCACAGAGTCTAAACGCGGGGATTCTTCGGGTGCTTGAGGAACGCAGAATTGATGGGGGCGATGTCATTAAAAAACTGAGTGAGAATGACCTAAAGAATCACGCCGCATTGGTTCTACAGACCGCACAAAAGATCGGCTGGTACTTCTTCAATAAGATTTGGATTCTTCGCCGCGCCCCCGCCGATACGCCGTTCTGGATTTCAGACAATCCGATAACGCTGCACAATGTCGTCGATCCGAAACAGCGAGGGCTGGACAGCCCAGGAGTCGAAATCCTCCTGCCGATCAGCCAGGAGTTTTCAATCTGCTTCATGTGCGAGGGGCATCGCCGAATGCTCAAGCAGGGGATGCTCGATCTGCAGAGGTACGAACAACAATTCGGGCGGCCACACGAGGGCGCAGCAGAAATCCGGCACCTAGCCGAGGTGATCGAGAAAGGGATTCCCGATTTTCTTACTTCCGAAAGTGTCGATCATCAAAATTTGCTACAGGTTCAATACGCGTCAAGGTTCGTTATCGCACCGCAAGTTGACTTCGATCTAGTGAAGAAAATGATTGAGGTGAATCCGACGCTGAAGGAACCTCCCGGGTTCACTGTTTGGTAG
- a CDS encoding IS5 family transposase codes for MVCRWERHPCPSMCFWRWKKGAPDEPADHALGRSRGGYSTKIHLLVDGMGNPLAFTITGGQAHETTALLEVLEKADNDLHDSEGRPVAWPVNLAGDKGYRAEWIDETLIDLGINPIIPSKSNEDRDARTAQFDGDCYRRRNIVERSIGWLKECRRVFSRFEKTAINYAGMIKMAMIERFLRMMCS; via the coding sequence ATGGTGTGTCGATGGGAGCGTCATCCGTGCCCATCGATGTGCTTCTGGCGGTGGAAAAAGGGGGCGCCAGACGAGCCAGCTGATCATGCACTAGGCCGTTCGCGAGGCGGATATTCAACCAAAATCCATCTTCTCGTGGATGGCATGGGCAATCCTCTGGCATTCACCATTACGGGAGGGCAAGCTCATGAGACCACAGCACTGCTCGAGGTCCTCGAGAAGGCCGACAACGATCTTCATGACAGCGAAGGTCGCCCGGTTGCTTGGCCAGTGAATCTTGCAGGAGATAAAGGTTATCGAGCCGAATGGATCGACGAGACGCTCATCGATCTTGGAATCAATCCGATCATCCCGTCGAAGTCGAATGAAGATCGCGACGCACGAACGGCACAATTCGACGGGGATTGTTATCGACGCCGGAATATTGTCGAACGCTCCATAGGTTGGCTCAAAGAGTGTCGACGCGTCTTTTCGCGATTCGAGAAGACCGCCATTAACTACGCTGGGATGATTAAAATGGCGATGATCGAACGATTCCTCCGAATGATGTGTAGTTAA
- the cyaB gene encoding class IV adenylate cyclase produces the protein MGREPLEAECKFRVENAAHLEAKLLGVHAKFVGREHHCDTYLRHPARDFRTTDEALRIREIDGRPHVTYKGPRQPGPIKIRPEIELPLVPDTSTEWFQIWECLGFQIAAKVEKHRDIYQVEQEGRLLTVTIDRVDNLGVFAEIERVVGSSEEAEMAQRDILALAELLGLHGVERRSYLGLLLEKSTDEA, from the coding sequence GTGGGAAGAGAACCGCTGGAAGCGGAATGCAAGTTTCGCGTGGAGAATGCAGCCCATCTAGAGGCCAAACTGCTTGGTGTCCACGCAAAATTCGTGGGAAGGGAGCATCACTGCGATACCTATCTGCGGCATCCAGCACGCGACTTTCGCACGACCGACGAGGCGCTTCGGATTCGAGAAATCGACGGGCGGCCTCACGTCACGTACAAAGGCCCGCGTCAACCGGGTCCGATCAAGATTCGACCGGAGATCGAGCTCCCATTGGTACCTGATACTTCGACCGAATGGTTTCAAATCTGGGAATGTCTTGGATTTCAAATCGCTGCCAAGGTAGAGAAACATCGAGACATATACCAGGTTGAACAGGAAGGTCGATTGCTAACCGTTACGATCGATCGCGTGGATAATCTTGGGGTCTTTGCCGAAATCGAACGAGTCGTAGGAAGCAGCGAGGAGGCTGAGATGGCTCAACGCGACATCCTTGCGTTGGCTGAACTTCTAGGTCTGCACGGGGTCGAGCGACGTAGTTACCTTGGTCTCCTCCTCGAGAAATCGACCGACGAAGCCTAA
- a CDS encoding transposase — protein sequence MTKSRRKFTAEQKAVIVRRHLKGKEPISTIAEELSIQPTQIHQWVAMALDQVERAFEKNAKSEKASKLAEAKINQLKEQRIKKLEEKLMYKNEVIAELMEENVKAKKANGDL from the coding sequence ATGACCAAATCACGTAGAAAATTCACCGCTGAGCAAAAGGCTGTCATCGTTCGACGGCACCTCAAGGGCAAAGAACCCATTTCCACGATAGCTGAGGAGCTCTCAATCCAACCGACGCAGATCCATCAATGGGTCGCCATGGCGCTCGATCAAGTGGAGCGAGCTTTCGAAAAAAACGCCAAATCCGAGAAAGCATCCAAGTTAGCAGAGGCCAAGATCAACCAACTCAAAGAGCAACGAATCAAAAAGCTTGAAGAGAAGCTCATGTACAAGAACGAGGTGATCGCAGAACTCATGGAGGAGAACGTCAAAGCAAAAAAAGCCAATGGGGACCTCTAG